In the Streptomyces formicae genome, one interval contains:
- a CDS encoding DNA cytosine methyltransferase — protein MSLTFTDLFCGAGGSSTGLVAAGYDLKLAANHWQRAIETHAANHPDADHLIADINNYDMRRLPKTDVLWASPICTEISPAGGRKRTHGQLAFDLEEHGHVADAAWERTRATAYDVIRATEVHRYRAVLCENVLEFVVDWELFDWWRKGMELLGYRSQIVSVSSAHVGGPDNPAAPQWRDRIYVVFTRTDVPEPDLRPTPLAWCPECGQDVAAVQSWRNGRRVGKYKQQYDYRCPRAACRHALVEPYVRPAASIIDWTNLGVRIGDRAAHKLRPLAANTVKRIRAGLSLLGQQRMVLTVNHGGHDGRATPADAAPLAARTVRIGDAVLVPAGGTWNTTSTTTSEPMRTRLANPKGFEALLTPPQADDSFIVTLRRNATARPVTAPVDTVTGQGRHHWLVIPYRNAATKSAAEPLHTLGTVDSAALLGPAPALEDCHYRMIQPREQLLAQRFPDTYVVHGNKGEQTMQAGNAVSCNVAQWVGQRVADALARTAANAA, from the coding sequence ATGAGCCTGACGTTCACCGATCTGTTCTGCGGCGCGGGCGGCTCTTCCACGGGCCTGGTCGCCGCCGGGTATGACCTCAAGCTCGCCGCGAACCACTGGCAGCGGGCGATCGAGACGCACGCGGCCAACCACCCGGACGCCGATCACCTGATCGCCGACATCAACAACTACGACATGCGGCGCCTGCCCAAGACGGACGTGCTGTGGGCCTCGCCGATCTGCACCGAGATCTCCCCGGCGGGCGGACGTAAGCGCACCCATGGCCAGCTCGCCTTCGACCTGGAAGAACACGGCCACGTCGCGGACGCGGCGTGGGAGCGGACCCGGGCGACCGCCTACGACGTCATCCGGGCCACCGAAGTGCACCGCTACCGGGCGGTGCTGTGCGAGAACGTCCTGGAGTTCGTCGTCGACTGGGAGCTGTTCGACTGGTGGCGCAAGGGCATGGAACTGCTCGGCTACCGCTCCCAGATCGTGTCGGTGTCCTCCGCGCACGTGGGCGGGCCCGACAACCCGGCCGCTCCCCAGTGGCGCGACCGGATCTATGTGGTGTTCACCCGCACCGACGTCCCCGAGCCCGACCTGCGGCCCACCCCGCTCGCCTGGTGCCCCGAGTGCGGGCAGGACGTGGCGGCCGTGCAGTCGTGGCGCAACGGCCGCCGGGTGGGCAAGTACAAACAGCAATACGACTACCGCTGCCCCCGCGCCGCGTGCCGTCACGCGCTCGTGGAACCCTACGTACGCCCGGCCGCCTCCATCATCGACTGGACGAACCTGGGGGTGCGGATCGGGGACCGGGCCGCGCACAAGCTGCGCCCGCTCGCCGCGAACACCGTCAAGCGGATCCGCGCCGGCCTGTCCCTGCTCGGTCAGCAGCGCATGGTGCTCACCGTCAACCACGGCGGCCACGACGGGCGGGCCACGCCCGCCGACGCCGCGCCGCTCGCCGCCCGCACGGTGAGAATCGGCGACGCGGTCCTGGTCCCGGCGGGCGGCACCTGGAACACCACCTCCACCACGACCAGTGAGCCGATGCGGACCCGGCTGGCCAACCCCAAGGGCTTCGAGGCCCTCCTCACCCCGCCGCAGGCCGATGACTCGTTCATCGTCACCCTGCGCCGCAACGCCACCGCCCGCCCGGTCACCGCCCCGGTGGACACCGTCACCGGACAGGGGCGCCATCACTGGCTGGTCATCCCCTACCGCAACGCGGCCACCAAGTCGGCTGCCGAGCCCCTGCACACCCTGGGCACGGTCGACTCCGCCGCACTGCTCGGTCCCGCGCCCGCGCTGGAGGACTGCCACTACCGGATGATCCAGCCCCGCGAACAGCTCCTCGCACAGCGCTTCCCCGACACCTACGTCGTCCACGGCAACAAGGGCGAACAGACCATGCAGGCCGGGAACGCCGTCTCCTGCAACGTCGCCCAATGGGTCGGCCAACGGGTCGCCGACGCCCTCGCCCGTACCGCAGCCAACGCCGCCTAG
- a CDS encoding cell division protein FtsK codes for MKHPDDKEFFDWLEGEMPPDPDADPNGTVVDMESARAARSGSPDPNPDSGTDSDADSVGAESADPNASVPEAESGDPDTTVMVDQAARAVGPGYLGRLVGAKRLDVIPIWLRSWAELKTATGWVARHYAHAAGYHALRSPVYVLRLALQAPTGAARFVGTTLRWVADREGEPVRLAAVRHEDAAEYLTLSRQRDRRVRLRVLISVVGLFVGLTTALAMYVLAPYWLQALSVSALVMALGFNGRRADVPVIHRAVEMPKAVKLTSDIVLRALGSLGIPAINQAQGKGRDGFEFTAPITRDGPGWRAEGNLPYGVTVTDVIERRDRLASGLRRPLGCVWPEAVPDEHTGRLVLWVGDQDMSKAKKPAWPLAKSGTVDLFKPAAYGTDQRGRWVDLTLMYVAGVIGAIPRMGKTFLLRLLMLIAALDPRAELHTYDMKGTGDLDPVGNAVSHRHGAGDDDEVIEYAICDFRALRDELRRRTKVIRSLPRDICPESKVTSDLASKRSLGLHPIVIGVDECQVLFEHDKYGKEFEEIATDLVKRGPATGIVLLLATQRPDAKSLPTGISANASLRMCLKVMGQTENDMVLGTSSYKRGVRATMFAWGDKGIHYLIGEGSDARIVGSVYVDGTAAERIAARARAAREKAGLLSGYALGEEPEQTTATYDLLADVAAVVPEKEERVWNERIAARLAELRPEVYEGWKSENVTSALKPHGIRARDVAGTTDEGSRTTRRGIVRADLLKAITERSERPGAA; via the coding sequence GTGAAGCACCCCGACGACAAGGAATTCTTCGACTGGCTCGAAGGCGAGATGCCCCCCGACCCCGACGCCGACCCGAACGGCACGGTGGTCGACATGGAGTCGGCCCGCGCCGCCCGGTCCGGGTCGCCCGATCCGAACCCCGACTCGGGAACCGACTCCGACGCCGACTCGGTCGGGGCCGAGTCGGCCGACCCCAACGCGTCCGTACCGGAGGCGGAGTCGGGCGACCCGGACACGACGGTGATGGTCGACCAGGCGGCCCGCGCGGTCGGCCCCGGCTACCTGGGTCGCCTCGTGGGCGCCAAGCGTCTGGACGTCATCCCGATCTGGCTGCGCTCGTGGGCGGAGCTGAAGACCGCGACTGGGTGGGTGGCCCGGCACTACGCGCATGCCGCCGGGTATCACGCGCTGCGCTCCCCGGTCTACGTCCTGCGCCTGGCCCTTCAGGCCCCCACCGGGGCGGCCAGGTTCGTCGGCACGACTCTGCGGTGGGTCGCCGACCGCGAGGGTGAGCCGGTGCGCCTGGCCGCCGTGCGGCACGAGGACGCGGCCGAGTACCTGACGCTGTCGCGCCAGCGGGACCGGCGCGTGCGACTGCGCGTGCTGATCAGTGTGGTCGGCCTGTTCGTCGGGCTCACCACGGCACTGGCGATGTACGTGCTGGCCCCCTACTGGCTTCAGGCCCTCTCCGTGTCGGCGCTGGTGATGGCGCTCGGGTTCAACGGCCGTCGCGCGGACGTTCCGGTCATCCACCGGGCGGTGGAGATGCCCAAGGCGGTCAAGCTGACCAGTGACATCGTGCTGCGGGCGCTCGGCTCGCTGGGGATCCCCGCCATCAACCAGGCCCAGGGCAAGGGCCGGGACGGCTTCGAGTTCACCGCCCCGATCACCCGGGACGGACCCGGCTGGCGCGCGGAGGGCAACCTCCCCTACGGCGTGACCGTCACCGACGTCATCGAGCGCCGTGACCGGCTCGCCTCCGGTCTGCGCCGCCCGCTGGGCTGCGTGTGGCCCGAAGCGGTGCCCGATGAGCACACCGGGCGCCTGGTGCTGTGGGTCGGGGATCAGGACATGTCCAAGGCCAAGAAGCCCGCCTGGCCGCTGGCCAAGTCGGGCACGGTCGACCTGTTCAAGCCCGCCGCCTACGGCACCGACCAGCGCGGCCGCTGGGTCGACCTCACCCTCATGTACGTCGCCGGGGTCATCGGGGCGATCCCCCGGATGGGCAAGACGTTCCTGCTGCGGCTGCTGATGCTCATCGCCGCCCTGGACCCGCGCGCCGAGCTGCACACCTACGACATGAAGGGCACCGGCGACCTGGACCCGGTCGGCAACGCCGTCTCCCACCGCCACGGCGCGGGGGATGACGACGAGGTCATCGAGTACGCCATCTGCGACTTCCGCGCGCTGCGCGATGAGTTGCGCCGTCGCACCAAGGTGATCCGCTCGCTGCCCCGGGACATCTGCCCCGAGTCGAAGGTGACCAGCGACCTGGCCTCCAAGCGCTCCCTGGGTCTGCACCCGATCGTGATCGGCGTGGATGAGTGCCAGGTGCTCTTCGAGCACGACAAGTACGGCAAGGAGTTCGAGGAGATCGCCACCGACCTGGTCAAGCGCGGTCCCGCCACCGGGATCGTGCTGCTCCTCGCCACCCAGCGTCCCGACGCGAAGTCGCTGCCCACCGGGATCAGCGCGAACGCGTCACTGCGGATGTGCCTGAAGGTCATGGGCCAGACCGAGAACGACATGGTGCTCGGCACGTCCTCCTACAAGCGCGGGGTGCGGGCGACCATGTTCGCCTGGGGCGACAAGGGCATCCACTACCTCATCGGGGAGGGCTCGGACGCCCGGATCGTCGGCTCGGTCTACGTCGATGGCACCGCCGCCGAGCGCATCGCCGCCCGTGCCCGCGCCGCCCGCGAGAAGGCAGGTCTGCTCTCCGGCTACGCGCTCGGGGAGGAACCCGAGCAGACCACGGCGACGTATGACCTGCTCGCCGACGTCGCCGCCGTCGTGCCGGAGAAGGAAGAGCGGGTGTGGAACGAGCGGATCGCCGCCCGGCTCGCCGAACTGCGCCCCGAGGTCTACGAGGGCTGGAAGAGCGAAAACGTCACCAGCGCACTCAAGCCCCACGGCATCCGGGCCCGCGACGTGGCCGGAACAACCGACGAGGGAAGCCGCACCACCCGACGCGGCATCGTCCGCGCCGATCTCCTCAAGGCAATCACGGAGCGTAGCGAAAGGCCCGGCGCCGCATAG